From Apium graveolens cultivar Ventura chromosome 9, ASM990537v1, whole genome shotgun sequence, the proteins below share one genomic window:
- the LOC141684002 gene encoding uncharacterized protein LOC141684002 isoform X1, which translates to MNERNTNIPKYLSINLSNPACVLFVVLAPKESSGSFLTVAATLSSYFSFLFTKFLRVNMVCGLQGSFLASIVAFFAMSSCYSEARVENVYKVKSKVFLSPKLVLERGSVANKIFHDIDFPRGHVALKDFRAEVVDEAGNSVPLQDIYLHHWIVVRYYQRQGVDVSQHDSDAGFRQPSVIVMSNAGVCHDGLLQYFGLGSETRKTATQIPFPYGIEIGNPEEIPDGYEEKWFLNVHAIDTRGVVERLGCSECQCDLYNVTVDEYGRALNPDYRGGLYCCYDGTRCRVREGFGSASRSIHMKYTLKWIDWDKSIRPLHIYILDVTDTWKILDESTGLGTKHNCHIEYNVDRCATDLVDMDCIDSRQISLSLPTGGDVIYGVAHQHTGGTGSTLYGEDGRVICSSTPTYGEGTEAGNEAGYIVGMSTCYPQPGSVRISDGETLSLVSNYSSAQRHVGVMGLFYILVAEDPLRKSKPSLHNAVRQMQGEKLVSTSKSNWAKGLIGVGIALSVIVAGYRGCLSPRDAGFQRVVI; encoded by the exons atgaatgaAAGAAATACTAATATTCCAAAATATCTATCTATCAATCTATCTAACCCCGCTTGTGTTTTATTTGTTGTCTTAGCTCCCAAAGAAAGTTCTGGTAGTTTCTTAACTGTTGCTGCAACCCTAAGCTCATACTTTTCTTTTCTCTTCACTAAATTTTTGAGAGTGAACATGGTTTGTGGTCTTCAGGGTTCGTTTTTAGCAAGTATAGTTGCTTTTTTCGCGATGAGTAGCTGTTATTCTGAAGCTCGGGTAGAAAATGTTTACAAAGTAAAATCTAAAGTGTTCCTGTCTCCTAAGCTTGTTCTTGAACGAGGTTCAGTGGCCAACAAAATCTTTCATGATATCGATTTTCCAAGAGGTCATGTTGCTCTCAAGGATTTTCGTGCTGAAGTAGTTGATGAAGCAGGGAACTCTGTTCCCCTTCAGGATATTTATCTCCACCACTGGATTGTAGTAAGATATTATCAACGTCAAGGTGTTGATGTATCACAACACGATTCAGATGCAGGCTTTCGCCAGCCAAGTGTCATTGTTATGTCCAATGCTGGAGTGTGTCATGATGGTCTTTTGCAGTATTTTGGGCTTGGATCTGAAACACGAAAGACGGCTACTCAAATCCCGTTTCCTTATGGTATAGAGATTGGCAATCCGGAGGAAATTCCTGATGGATATGAGGAGAAATGGTTCCTTAATGTTCATGCAATTGATACACGGGGTGTAGTTGAGAGATTAGGATGCAGTGAGTGCCAGTGTGATCTGTACAATGTGACTGTAGATGAATATGGCCGAGCTCTGAATCCAGATTACAGAGGTGGCTTGTATTGCTGCTACGATGGAACGCGGTGCAGAGTGAGAGAGGGGTTTGGGAGTGCTAGCAGAAGCATCCACATGAAGTACACACTCAAGTGGATTGATTGGGATAAATCTATTAGGCCTCTTCACATTTATATACTTGATGTCACTGATACATGGAAAATTTTAGATGAGTCGACAGGACTTGGCACAAAACACAATTGCCAT ATTGAGTATAATGTAGACCGCTGTGCCACTGACCTGGTTGACATGGATTGCATTGATTCCAGACAGATAAGCCTGAGTTTGCCAACTGGTGGTGATGTAATATATGGTGTTGCACACCAGCATACAGGGGGCACTGGTTCGACTCTTTATGGAGAG GATGGGCGAGTTATATGCTCATCAACACCAACTTACGGAGAAGGAACAGAAGCTGGAAATGAGGCGGGTTACATTGTAGGAATGTCCACTTGTTATCCACAACCAGGCTCTGTAAGAATCTCAGACGGAGAGACATTATCTTTAGTATCCAACTACAGCAGTGCTCAACGACATGTAGGAGTTATGGGACTCTTCTACATATTAGTTGCAGAAGATCCTTTACGCAAATCCAAACCTTCATTGCACAATGCAGTTAGA CAGATGCAAGGAGAAAAACTAGTGAGCACCTCCAAATCCAATTGGGCTAAGGGGTTGATTGGCGTAGGAATAGCTTTGTCTGTCATTGTGGCTGGCTACCGAGGTTGTCTGTCCCCAAGAGACGCTGGCTTCCAAAGAGTAGTTATCTAA
- the LOC141684004 gene encoding putative beta-1,4-xylosyltransferase IRX10L produces the protein MINLRWGLVGLLFSAIILSIHASEHPRLHQTERISGSAGDVLEDDPVGRLKVFVYELPSKYNKKILQKDPRCLSHMFAAEIYMHRFLLSSAVRTLNPEEADWFYTPVYTTCDLTPNGLPLPFKSPRMMRSAIQLISSNWPYWNRTEGADHFFITPHDFGACFHYLEEKAIERGILTLLQRATLVQTFGQKNHVCLKEGSITVPPYAPPQKMQSHLIPPNTPRSIFVYFRGLFYDVGNDPEGGYYARGARAAVWENFKDNPLFDISTEHPTTYYEDMQRAIFCLCPLGWAPWSPRLVEAVIFGCIPVIIADDIVLPFADAIPWEEIGVYIAEKDVPNLDTILTNISPEVILKKQRLLANPSMKQAMLFPQPAQPGDAFHQILNGLARKLPHDRSIFLKPGEKILNWKAGPVGDLKPW, from the exons GTAGTGCTGGTGATGTCTTGGAAGATGACCCCGTAGGAAGACTGAAAGTATTTGTATATGAGCTTCCGAGCAAATATAACAAGAAGATTTTACAGAAGGATCCGAGATGCCTTTCGCACATGTTTGCTGCAGAAATTTATATGCATCGGTTTCTCTTATCGAGCGCTGTTCGAACTCTCAATCCGGAGGAAGCTGATTGGTTCTATACCCCTGTGTATACAACCTGTGACTTAACACCAAATGGTCTTCCTCTGCCCTTCAAATCACCGCGTATGATGAGAAGTGCAATACAACTTATTTCTTCTAATTGGCCTTACTGGAATAGGACAGAAGGGGCTGATCACTTCTTCATAACTCCTCATGATTTTGGAGCATGCTTCCATTATCTA GAAGAGAAGGCAATTGAAAGAGGGATTCTTACGTTGCTGCAGCGTGCTACTTTGGTTCAAACTTTTGGACAGAAAAATCATGTTTGCTTAAAGGAAGGCTCCATCACAGTTCCACCTTATGCTCCTCCCCAGAAAATGCAATCTCACTTGATCCCGCCAAACACGCCTAGATCCATCTTTGTTTACTTCAGAGGTTTGTTTTATGATGTGGGTAACGACCCGGAGGGTGGTTATTATGCAAG AGGTGCAAGGGCAGCAGTGTGGGAGAACTTTAAGGACAATCCACTCTTCGACATCTCCACAGAGCACCCAACTACCTACTATGAAGACATGCAAAGAGCAATATTTTGCTTGTGTCCACTCGGATGGGCCCCATGGAGTCCTAGATTAGTTGAAGCCGTGATCTTTGGCTGTATTCCTGTTATTATAGCAGATGACATTGTTTTGCCGTTTGCTGATGCCATTCCGTGGGAAGAAATTGGGGTTTACATAGCGGAGAAGGATGTTCCAAATTTGGACACAATACTTACTAATATTTCGCCAGAGGTCATATTAAAAAAACAGAGATTGCTTGCAAATCCTTCAATGAAACAGGCGATGTTATTTCCGCAACCTGCTCAACCTGGGGATGCTTTCCATCAAATTTTAAATGGGCTTGCTCGAAAGCTTCCTCATGACAGAAGCATCTTCTTGAAACCTGGAGAGAAAATCTTGAACTGGAAGGCAGGCCCGGTTGGTGACCTGAAACCTTGGTAG
- the LOC141684002 gene encoding uncharacterized protein LOC141684002 isoform X2, producing MNERNTNIPKYLSINLSNPACVLFVVLAPKESSGSFLTVAATLSSYFSFLFTKFLRVNMVCGLQGSFLASIVAFFAMSSCYSEARVENVYKVKSKVFLSPKLVLERGSVANKIFHDIDFPRGHVALKDFRAEVVDEAGNSVPLQDIYLHHWIVVRYYQRQGVDVSQHDSDAGFRQPSVIVMSNAGVCHDGLLQYFGLGSETRKTATQIPFPYGIEIGNPEEIPDGYEEKWFLNVHAIDTRGVVERLGCSECQCDLYNVTVDEYGRALNPDYRGGLYCCYDGTRCRVREGFGSASRSIHMKYTLKWIDWDKSIRPLHIYILDVTDTWKILDESTGLGTKHNCHIEYNVDRCATDLVDMDCIDSRQISLSLPTGGDVIYGVAHQHTGGTGSTLYGEDGRVICSSTPTYGEGTEAGNEAGYIVGMSTCYPQPGSVRISDGETLSLVSNYSSAQRHVGVMGLFYILVAEDPLRKSKPSLHNAVRMQGEKLVSTSKSNWAKGLIGVGIALSVIVAGYRGCLSPRDAGFQRVVI from the exons atgaatgaAAGAAATACTAATATTCCAAAATATCTATCTATCAATCTATCTAACCCCGCTTGTGTTTTATTTGTTGTCTTAGCTCCCAAAGAAAGTTCTGGTAGTTTCTTAACTGTTGCTGCAACCCTAAGCTCATACTTTTCTTTTCTCTTCACTAAATTTTTGAGAGTGAACATGGTTTGTGGTCTTCAGGGTTCGTTTTTAGCAAGTATAGTTGCTTTTTTCGCGATGAGTAGCTGTTATTCTGAAGCTCGGGTAGAAAATGTTTACAAAGTAAAATCTAAAGTGTTCCTGTCTCCTAAGCTTGTTCTTGAACGAGGTTCAGTGGCCAACAAAATCTTTCATGATATCGATTTTCCAAGAGGTCATGTTGCTCTCAAGGATTTTCGTGCTGAAGTAGTTGATGAAGCAGGGAACTCTGTTCCCCTTCAGGATATTTATCTCCACCACTGGATTGTAGTAAGATATTATCAACGTCAAGGTGTTGATGTATCACAACACGATTCAGATGCAGGCTTTCGCCAGCCAAGTGTCATTGTTATGTCCAATGCTGGAGTGTGTCATGATGGTCTTTTGCAGTATTTTGGGCTTGGATCTGAAACACGAAAGACGGCTACTCAAATCCCGTTTCCTTATGGTATAGAGATTGGCAATCCGGAGGAAATTCCTGATGGATATGAGGAGAAATGGTTCCTTAATGTTCATGCAATTGATACACGGGGTGTAGTTGAGAGATTAGGATGCAGTGAGTGCCAGTGTGATCTGTACAATGTGACTGTAGATGAATATGGCCGAGCTCTGAATCCAGATTACAGAGGTGGCTTGTATTGCTGCTACGATGGAACGCGGTGCAGAGTGAGAGAGGGGTTTGGGAGTGCTAGCAGAAGCATCCACATGAAGTACACACTCAAGTGGATTGATTGGGATAAATCTATTAGGCCTCTTCACATTTATATACTTGATGTCACTGATACATGGAAAATTTTAGATGAGTCGACAGGACTTGGCACAAAACACAATTGCCAT ATTGAGTATAATGTAGACCGCTGTGCCACTGACCTGGTTGACATGGATTGCATTGATTCCAGACAGATAAGCCTGAGTTTGCCAACTGGTGGTGATGTAATATATGGTGTTGCACACCAGCATACAGGGGGCACTGGTTCGACTCTTTATGGAGAG GATGGGCGAGTTATATGCTCATCAACACCAACTTACGGAGAAGGAACAGAAGCTGGAAATGAGGCGGGTTACATTGTAGGAATGTCCACTTGTTATCCACAACCAGGCTCTGTAAGAATCTCAGACGGAGAGACATTATCTTTAGTATCCAACTACAGCAGTGCTCAACGACATGTAGGAGTTATGGGACTCTTCTACATATTAGTTGCAGAAGATCCTTTACGCAAATCCAAACCTTCATTGCACAATGCAGTTAGA ATGCAAGGAGAAAAACTAGTGAGCACCTCCAAATCCAATTGGGCTAAGGGGTTGATTGGCGTAGGAATAGCTTTGTCTGTCATTGTGGCTGGCTACCGAGGTTGTCTGTCCCCAAGAGACGCTGGCTTCCAAAGAGTAGTTATCTAA